In the Sphaerodactylus townsendi isolate TG3544 linkage group LG10, MPM_Stown_v2.3, whole genome shotgun sequence genome, one interval contains:
- the SLC25A31 gene encoding ADP/ATP translocase 4: MQAAAEGSTFFDPVAFGKDLMAGGVAAAVSKTTVAPIERVKLLLQVQASSKQIRADQQYKGMIDCFVRIPREQGFISFWRGNLANVIRYFPTQALNFAFKDKYKQIFMSGVDKDKQFFKWFLLNLASGGAAGATSLCVVYPLDFARTRLGADIGKGPEERQFKGLGDCLAKIVKKDGPRGLYQGFGVSVQGIIVYRASYFGCYDTIKGLLPNPKETPFLVSFAIAQVVTTCSGILSYPFDTVRRRMMMQSGETQRQYKGTIDCFIKIHQNEGIRAFFRGAFSNVLRGTGGALVLVLYDKIKEFLNIDISSGSSSE; encoded by the exons ATGCAGGCCGCTGCAGAGGGATCCACGTTTTTTGATCCTGTCGCTTTTGGAAAGGACCTCATGGCAGGGGGTGTGGCAGCAGCAGTGTCCAAGACAACAGTAGCACCCATTGAGCGTGTTAAGCTGCTGCTGCAGGTTCAGGCCTCATCCAAACAGATCCGTGCTGACCAGCAATACAAAGGCATGATAGACTGCTTTGTGCGTATCCCAAGGGAGCAAG GATTTATCAGCTTCTGGCGCGGCAATCTTGCCAATGTTATCCGATATTTCCCTACGCAGGCCCTAAACTTTGCTTTTAAGGACAAATATAAGCAGATTTTCATGTCTGGTGTGGATAAAGATAAACAG TTTTTCAAGTGGTTTCTTTTAAACTTGGCTTCTGGTGGGGCTGCTGGAGCAACTTCTTTGTGTGTCGTTTATCCATTAGATTTTGCACGAACTCGATTAGGTGCAGATATTGGGAAAG GTCCTGAAGAACGACAGTTCAAAGGCCTTGGCGACTGTCTtgccaaaattgtaaaaaaagatGGGCCTCGTGGCCTATACCAAGGATTTGGTGTATCTGTACAAGGAATAATTGTGTACCGGGCATCCTATTTTGGGTGTTATGATACCATAAAA GGATTGCTGCCAaatccaaaggagactccatttCTTGTGTCTTTTGCAATTGCTCAAGTCGTGACTACATGTTCTGGGATACTGTCATATCCCTTTGACACTGTCAGAAGACGTATGATGATGCAG AGTGGTGAGACTCAGCGCCAGTATAAAGGAACCATCGACTGTTTTATCAAGATACACCAAAATGAAGGGATTCGAGCCTTCTTTCGGGGAGCCTTCTCAAATGTTCTTCGTGGGACAGGTGGTGCTCTGGTGCTGGTTTTATATGACAAAATTAAGGAATTTCTTAATATTGATATTTCATCAGGCTCGTCATCTGAATAA